In Microbacterium sp. ABRD28, the genomic stretch AGCCCCGAGTTCGTCATCTGCTTCATGCCGAGTGAATCGCTCCTCGCCGCGGCGCTGGAGGACGATCCTTCACTCCTCGACTACGCCTTCGGCCGCCGCGTGGCGATCGCGTCGCCGGTCAACCTCTGGGCGGTGTTGAAGACGGTGGCCTACACGTGGACGCAGCAGGACGTGTCGGCCGACGCGCGCGTGCTGTTCGACCTCGGTACCCAGCTCTACGACCGTCTCGGCACGCTCGCCGGCCACGCCGACGACCTGCGCCGGGCTCTCGAGCGCACCCTCGACGCCTACAACGGCCTCGTCGGGTCGCTTGAATCCCGCGTCCTCGTGACCGCGCGCAAGTTCCCCGGCATCGACGAGACCAAGATCGATGCGCTCCGCGCGCCCGCGGCGATCGATTCGGGCCCTCGCAGGTTCACCGCGCCCGAACTGCTCGACGGGCTCGACGCAGCGTCGGTGGCATCAGATGAACGAGCGCCCGGCGCGACCGCCGATATCGGCGGCCTCCGGGACCGGCTCGGTCCGCACCACCGCTGACGAGGGGCGCTCAGGCCCCGCCGGGGACGAAGCTCAGCAGGGTGATGACGGCGACGGACACTCCGGCGAAAGCGCCGATCATCCACCACGGAGAGAGCTGATGGTCTTCATCCCGGCGCACCCGGAACAACACATCGGGGCGGCGGGCGGGGTCGACGGCGTCGGCGATGACCGCCTGCGCTCCCGTCTGCGGACCCACGGACTGTACCGACATGGAGTAACCCCCTGCTGTGGACGAACGACACGTGACTCCGTTGGCACTGCGATCAATTGTGCCAGAACCGTCCACAGATGCCCGTCACGACTGCGTCACGATCGGCGATTTGCTACAGTTCGCCGTCCACGTCTGCCTGCCGGCCCGCCCTCGTCGCGTTTACAGCCACTTCGAGGTCAGGTGCTCCGAGGTGATGCGGCGAAGCGTCCCCGAGGCCCCGCGGAGCACGACGCTCTCCGTGTAGACGTGGTCTCCTTCGCGGCGCACGCCGTCGACGAGCTGACCGTCGGTGACACCGGTGGCGACGAAGATGGTGTTGCTGCCCTTCACCAGGTCGTCCGCCTCATAGACGTGATCGTCCAGAAGCAGTCCGGCGTCGATGCCCTTCTGCTTCTCGTCGTCGTCGCGGGGCCACAGCACACCCTGGATGTGGCCGCCCAGGGCCTTGATCGCGCACGCGGTCACGATGCCCTCGGGACTGCCTCCGATTCCCACGCACATGTCGGTGCGGGCGTTATGACGCGCCGCGTTGATCCCACCGGCGACATCCCCGTCGCTCATCAGACGGGTGCCGGCCCCGGCCTCGCGGATGTCGGCGATCAGCTGCTCGTGCCGGGGGCGGTTCAGCACCGACACGACGATCTCGTCGACGGGTTTGCCGAGCGCCGTGGCCAGTCGGCGGATGTTCTCACCGATGGGGAGACGGATGTCGACCACGCCGACACCGGCGGGGCCGGTGACGAGCTTGTCCATGTAGAACACCGCCGAGGCGTCGAGCATCGATCCGCGGTCGGACACCGCGATCACCGAGAGGGCGTTGTTGCGACCTGCGGCGGTGAGCGACGTGCCGTCGATCGGATCGACGGCGATGTCGCACTGGGGGCCGCGGCCGTTGCCGACGCGCTCACCGTTGAACAGCATCGGCGCGTCATCCTTCTCGCCCTCGCCGATCACGATCGTGCCGTCGAAGTTCACCGTCGTGAGGAAGGCGCGCATGGCGTCGACGGCGGCGCCGTCGGCGGCTTCCTTCATCCCGCGGCCGATGAAGGGCACGGCGCGGATGGCCGCTGCCTCGGTGGCCCTCACCAACTCCAGCGCGAGGTTGCGGTCGGGGTGCAGGGGGCTCATATCGCCGGTGATGCTCACCATGGCCCCAGCCTAGCCAGCGCGCGCGGCGCACGACCGGCCTTCGGTCCGACCTCGGGCGAAGGAACACCCGTTCTTTCGCCCTCGGTAAGTCCGCGCCGAGGGCCGTTCGCTGTGCCGGCGGGCACGCGGCCGAGGCCTTCGCTAGAGTTTCGATCGACCCGCGTTGCGCGGAGCCCGCACGACCGTCCCATCTCAGGCCACTCGACAACCAGGAGTCCTCATGCCCGTTGCCACCCCGGATCAGTACGCCGACATGCTCGACCGCGCCAAGGCCGGCGGGTTCGCGTACCCGGCGATCAACGTGTCGAGTTCGCAGACGATCAACGCCGTGCTCCAGGGACTGACCGAGGCCGGCTCGGACGGGATCATCCAGGTCACCACCGGCGGCGCGGACTACTTCGCCGGTCACACCGTCAAGGCTCGCGCGGCCGGCGCCCTCGCCTTCGCCAGGTTCGCCACCGAGGTCGCCAAGAACTACCCCATCACCGTCGCCCTGCACACCGACCACTGCCCCAAGGAAGCGCTGCCGAACTTCGTGCTGCCGCTCATCGAGGCATCGGAAGAAGAGGTCAAGGCGGGCCGGAACCCCCTCTTCCAGTCGCACATGTGGGACGGGTCGGCCGTGCCGCTGGATGAGAACATCGACATCGCGAAGGACCTTCTGCCGCGCCTGAAGAACATCAACGCGATCCTCGAGATCGAGGTCGGCGTCGTCGGCGGCGAGGAGGACGGTGTCGCACACGAGGGATCCAACGAGGCGCTGTACACGACCGTCGGCGATGTGACCAGGGCCGTCGAGGCACTCGGGCTCGGAGAGAACGGCCGTTACATCTCCGCGCTCACCTTCGGCAACGTCCACGGCGTGTACAAGCCCGGAAACGTCAAGCTCCGCCCCGAGCTTCTCGGTGAGATCCAGGAGGGCATCGCCTCGCGCTTCGGCACCGGCCCGAAGCCCCTCGATCTGGTCTTCCACGGTGGCAGCGGTTCCAGCGACGAGGAGATCGCCCTGGCCGTGGCCAACGGCGTGGTGAAGATGAACATCGACACCGACACGCAGTACGCGTTCACCCGTTCGGTCGCGGGCTACATGCTCTCCAACTACGACGGCGTCCTCAAGATCGACGGCGAGGTCGGCAACAAGAAGCAGTACGACCCGCGGGCCTGGGGCAAGATCGCCGAGTCGGCGATGGCCGCGCGCGTCGTCGAGGCGACCCACCAGTTGGGCTCGGCCGGCAAGTCCCTCGGCGTCTGAGGGCGCCCCGCGCGCGACTGTTCAGACGCCGCGGTAGATCTCGAGCACGGTGGGCGCCCCCTCGGGGCGCTCCACCACCTCGACGAGGTCTCCCGCGGTGACGGAGCCGGTCTTGCGAACGCGCAGGTAAGCACCCAACCGGCCCTCGTCGGAGAAGCGCTTCACCCAGCCGCGCGCCTGGCTGCCCCCGACCCAGCGAGCGAAGGTGGCGCACGGCGTGCGGGGCATCGTCACCTCGAGCTCCAGACGACCCCCGATGCGCCAGACCTCGCCGACGCGGGCGGCGTTGACGTCGATTCCGTCCACCCGGAGGTTCTCGCCGAACCATCCCGGCGGAAGATCGCGATCGAGCTGGAGCGCCCAGAAGTCGGCGTCCTCCTGCGCGTACGCGTAGAGCGCCTTGTCCAGTCCGCCGTGGTGCGTGCGATTGGCCTGGACGTCGCCCCGCACGCCGTAGCGGCCGACGGCCGCCGCGCCCTCGACAGGGCGCTTGTCGATGGCGGTCACCCCGTTGCTTCCGGCGTCGGGACGAAGCTGGTGGACCGCGCAGACGGCGAGGAGGCGAGGCATCCGATCAGCCTAGAGCGACGAGCCGGATTCAGCGCAGTGGCGTCCAGCCGAAAGGCACGGGACCATCGACGTCCGCCCGCCGGAGATCGGCCTCGGCCGACCATCCCTGAGCTTCACCATCGGCGTCGAAACCGCCGCGGGCGATGCGGAACCCGACGTCGTCGTGCGACGACCTCGGTGGTCCGCCACGGCGGGTGGAGGCTCGCACGCTCCACGCGTCGTCCGCGTATCCTCCACCTCGGAAGACGCGGTAGTCGGCGTAGCGGGCCGGGTCGAGATAGTCCCAGCACCACTCCCAGACGTTCCCGAGCGTGTCGAACAGCCCGAACAGATTCGGATGCTTGCCGCCGACGGGCTGGGGACCCTCGACGCCATCGGCGCTCGTCCAGGCGACATCGGCGAGCGGCCCGTAGTGGGGGCCGCTCGAGCCTGCTCGGCAGGCGAACTCCCATTCCGCCTCCGTGGGAAGCCGATACCCGTCGGCGTCGACATGCCACGTGACCTGCTCACCGTCGTAGGTGTACGCAGGATCCAGGCCCTCCCACTCCGATGCGGCGTTGCAGAAGCGGATCGCGCGGAGCCAACTGACCTCGGACGCAGGTCGGCGGGAATGACGCCCGCCTTCGAGCATCTGGGCCACCTGCTCCTCGGTGACGGGGTACACGCCGATCTCGAACGGCGAAAGCTCGACGCTCCGGCGTGTCTTCCGGCGCGCATCGTGCAGCACCACGGTCCCACCGGGGATGGCGGCGAGGGTGAACTCGGTCACCGCGACAGCAGAGCCCCCATGAGCGCAGGATCGCTCAGGAGCGGCACCATCAGCAGGGCACCCGAGATGAGGTTGAACACCACGCCACCCACGACCGGCACCCAGAACGTGATCTTCCCCCGCTGGAGCATGATCCACGACACCGCGGCGGTCAGCAGAAGACCGACGCCCAGCACCAGCGACGCCGCCACACCCCACGCACGGCCGTCGAAGGTCGGATCGGGGGCCTCGGTCACGCCCATGAACTCGAAGAGCGTCTGGACGTAGCCGTTGTAGTCCACCAGAGCCGGGATGGCCGTCGCGACGGAGAAGACCGCGTAGATCAGCAGGGCGATGGTGAGAACGCGGTCGAAGAACCGGCGACGCGAGGCGATGACGTCTGGTGCGGCATCCCTCGTCGGAGTCGACGTCGACTCCGGTGCAGGTGATGCCGCCGCAGCCGGTGCCGCTCCCGTCTCCAACGCGACGGTGACGTCGGGCTGCTGGATCCTCGCCCGCTGCTCCTCCGGGGTGGCGTACTCGCCGTACTGCGGCCGCGGCCGAGGATCGGACCCGTCGGTCACGCGCGACCCCGGCCGCCCAGGGCGCGCTCGTCACGACGACCCGCGGGGTCGGTTCGCAGCTCCTTGGGGAGGGAGAACATCAGATCCTCCTCAGCGGTCCGCACCTCTTCGACGTCGCGGTACCCGGCCCCCGAGAGCTCGGCGAGCACCTCCTGGACGAGCACCTCGGGGACCGAGGCCCCGCTGGTGACACCCACGGTCTGCACCCCGTCCAGCCACTCCTGCTTGACCTCGTCGACGTAGTCGACCCGGTAGGCCGCTTTCGCGCCGTACTCGAGAGCGACCTCGACGAGGCGGACGCTGTTGGACGAGTTCGCCGAGCCGACCACGATCACGAGGTCGGCGTCCTTGGCGACCTTCTTGATGGCGACCTGGCGGTTCTGCGTGGCGTAGCAGATGTCGTCCGACGGCGGGTCCTGCAGCTGCGGGAACCGCGTGCGCAGACGCCGGACGGTCTCCATCGTCTCGTCGACCGACAGCGTCGTCTGCGAGAGCCACACGACCTTCGAGGGGTCCCGCACCTCGACCAGATCCGCTTCATCGGGAGAGTTCACGACGGTCACGTGGTCGGGCGCCTCTCCGGCCGTGCCCTCGACCTCTTCGTGACCCTCGTGGCCGACGAGCAGGATCTCGAAATCATCGCGGGCGAACCGCACGGCCTCGCGGTGCACCTTCGTCACCAGCGGGCACGTCGCATCGATGGCCTGCAGTCCCCGGTCGGCGGCGGCGGACACCACGGCCGGCGACACTCCATGGGCGCTGAAGACCACGTGCGCCCCCTCGGGGACCTCGTCGACCTCTTCGACGAAGATCGCGCCCTTCTGCTCGAGCTCGGTCACGACGTGGATGTTGTGCACGATCTGCTTGCGCACGTACACCGGCGCCCCGTAACGCTCGAGCGCCTTCTCGACCGCGATCACCGCCCGGTCGACGCCGGCGCAGTAGCCGCGCGGAGCGGCGAGGAGCACCTTCTTGGGTCCGGACACCGGGATATCCTGGAGCCGCCCGCGGCGCCCCGGTATGCGGGGAACGGGAAGGCTCACGGTCGGAGTGCTCATCCCCTCGATTCTACGGGGCAACCGGCCCTGACGACCCCGATCGACCGATGGAGTCCCCATGACGACTTTCCAGCCCGCCGCGGTCCCCGGCGAGGCGCCGCCCCCCGACTCGGTCCACCCCCGCGATTCCCGGTCGGAGACCCCGACCTCGGTGTCCCGGCTGAACGACACGATCCGGGGGTTCATCGAGCGCTGGGGATCGGTGTGGGTCGAGGGTGAGGTCACGTCGTGGAACGTCCGCGGGGGCAACGTCTTCGGTCGTATGAAAGACCTCGCGACCGACTCGACGGTGTCCTTCCGCGTCTGGTCCTCGACGCTGCAGCGCCTCCCCCGCGATCTCAAGGTCGGCGACCACGTCGTCGCCTGCGTCAAGGCGGACTACTTCGTCCGCACCGGCGATTTCACCTTCGCGGTCTCGGCCATGCGCCACGTGGGCCTGGGCGATCAGCTGGAGAGACTCGAGAGGCTGCGCCGGAAACTGCGCGCTGAAGGACTGTTCGATCCCTCGCGGAAGAAGCCGCTGCCGTTCCTGCCGCGCACCATCGGCCTCATCACCGGGGAGCGATCCGACGCTGAGAAGGACGTCCACCGCAACGCGGAGCTGCGTTGGCCGCAGGTGGTCTTCCGCACCGCCTATGCCGCCGTGCAGGGCGATCGCTGCGTGCCGGAGACGATCGGAGCATTGAAGGCACTCGATGCCGACCCCGAGGTCGACGTCATCATCATCGCCCGGGGCGGGGGCGATCCCCAGACGTTGCTGGGCTTCAGCGACGAGCGCCTGCTCCGGGCCGTCGCCGAGGCGCAGACCCCGGTGGTCAGCGCCATCGGCCACGAGAACGATCACCCGCTCCTCGACGACGTCGCCGACGTGCGCGCCTCCACCCCCACCGACGCCGCCAAGCGTGTGGTGCCGGATGTCGCGGAGCAGCGGGCGCTCATCGGCCAGCTGAGATCGCGGATGACCTCGCGCCTGACCCAGCGCGTGTCGCACGACATCGCCCAGCTGGAGCAGCTGCGCTCACGTCCGGTGCTGAGGGCCCCCGAGCAGCTGGTGGACGCCAGAGCACAGCAGGTCTGGCTGGCCACCGTGCGCGGTCGTGACGTCGTCGACCGGGCTGTGCACGCCGCCGAGCGCGCCACCGCGGAACTGCGCGCCTCGCTGCGCGCGCTCTCCCCCGCCTCCACGCTGGCCCGCGGGTACGCGATCGCGCAGGGCGAGGACGGTCACGTCGTCCGCGACGCGACCGCCGCACCGGCCGGCACCAAACTCGTCATCACGGTGGAGCGGGGAATCATCGCCGCACGGTCGGAGGGCGTCTCCGATGTCACCGTCGCCGGCGAGGGAGCGCGGGATGGGCGTGGCGGAGCCGAACTAGAATGACGGGTATGACCGGGGCGAGCGAGGACGTGGCCGACATCCAGGCGATGACGTTCGAACAGGCTCGCGATGAGCTCGTCCGCGTGGTCGCCGAACTCGAGCAGGGCACGCCGACCCTCGAGCACTCCCTCGCCCTGTGGGAGCGGGGCGAGGCACTCGCTGCGCGTTGCGAGGAGTGGCTGCGGGGAGCCAAGCGGCGTCTCGACGCCGCCCGCTCGGCCGTCACCGCCGGGCAGGGGGACTGATGGCCCGCGACCCGAAGATCGTCGCCGAACTGGGGCGTCCCGAGACCCCGGACGAGGCCGCTGACCGCAAGGCCGCCTCCTCGCGCGCCTACCGTGCCAGTCAGAACACCCGCAACCTCATCGCCGCGCTCATCGCGACTCTCGCCGTCGTCCTCGTGATCATCCTCGCCGTACCCCGTGGCACTCCCCCCGAGCGCGAACCGATCGATGTCGCAGAGGTCGCCGCACGCATCTCCGCCAACGAGAACCGGGCCCTGGTCGTCCCCGATGTTCCCGCCGAATGGCAGGTCAACGCCGCGACGGTGGAAGGGGACTCCGTACGCGCGTGGACGATCGTCTACGTCCCCGCCGAGGACCGAGGCTTCGTGCGCGTGGCGCAGGGCTTCGGGGCCGATGAGGGCTGGCCCTCGCGCACGCTCCGAGGTGCCGAGATCGCCGAGACCGTCACGATCGGCGGAGTGGAGTGGGACCGCTACGAGATCCGCAACCCCTCCACGG encodes the following:
- a CDS encoding exodeoxyribonuclease VII small subunit; translated protein: MTGASEDVADIQAMTFEQARDELVRVVAELEQGTPTLEHSLALWERGEALAARCEEWLRGAKRRLDAARSAVTAGQGD
- a CDS encoding DUF4245 family protein gives rise to the protein MARDPKIVAELGRPETPDEAADRKAASSRAYRASQNTRNLIAALIATLAVVLVIILAVPRGTPPEREPIDVAEVAARISANENRALVVPDVPAEWQVNAATVEGDSVRAWTIVYVPAEDRGFVRVAQGFGADEGWPSRTLRGAEIAETVTIGGVEWDRYEIRNPSTAGNVAAALGTTSGEDIILIYGTTDQAALEEAATAVAADLPLPTEEEGP
- the fbaA gene encoding class II fructose-bisphosphate aldolase, producing the protein MPVATPDQYADMLDRAKAGGFAYPAINVSSSQTINAVLQGLTEAGSDGIIQVTTGGADYFAGHTVKARAAGALAFARFATEVAKNYPITVALHTDHCPKEALPNFVLPLIEASEEEVKAGRNPLFQSHMWDGSAVPLDENIDIAKDLLPRLKNINAILEIEVGVVGGEEDGVAHEGSNEALYTTVGDVTRAVEALGLGENGRYISALTFGNVHGVYKPGNVKLRPELLGEIQEGIASRFGTGPKPLDLVFHGGSGSSDEEIALAVANGVVKMNIDTDTQYAFTRSVAGYMLSNYDGVLKIDGEVGNKKQYDPRAWGKIAESAMAARVVEATHQLGSAGKSLGV
- a CDS encoding MOSC domain-containing protein, with protein sequence MPRLLAVCAVHQLRPDAGSNGVTAIDKRPVEGAAAVGRYGVRGDVQANRTHHGGLDKALYAYAQEDADFWALQLDRDLPPGWFGENLRVDGIDVNAARVGEVWRIGGRLELEVTMPRTPCATFARWVGGSQARGWVKRFSDEGRLGAYLRVRKTGSVTAGDLVEVVERPEGAPTVLEIYRGV
- the glpX gene encoding class II fructose-bisphosphatase, translated to MVSITGDMSPLHPDRNLALELVRATEAAAIRAVPFIGRGMKEAADGAAVDAMRAFLTTVNFDGTIVIGEGEKDDAPMLFNGERVGNGRGPQCDIAVDPIDGTSLTAAGRNNALSVIAVSDRGSMLDASAVFYMDKLVTGPAGVGVVDIRLPIGENIRRLATALGKPVDEIVVSVLNRPRHEQLIADIREAGAGTRLMSDGDVAGGINAARHNARTDMCVGIGGSPEGIVTACAIKALGGHIQGVLWPRDDDEKQKGIDAGLLLDDHVYEADDLVKGSNTIFVATGVTDGQLVDGVRREGDHVYTESVVLRGASGTLRRITSEHLTSKWL
- a CDS encoding 4-hydroxy-3-methylbut-2-enyl diphosphate reductase is translated as MSTPTVSLPVPRIPGRRGRLQDIPVSGPKKVLLAAPRGYCAGVDRAVIAVEKALERYGAPVYVRKQIVHNIHVVTELEQKGAIFVEEVDEVPEGAHVVFSAHGVSPAVVSAAADRGLQAIDATCPLVTKVHREAVRFARDDFEILLVGHEGHEEVEGTAGEAPDHVTVVNSPDEADLVEVRDPSKVVWLSQTTLSVDETMETVRRLRTRFPQLQDPPSDDICYATQNRQVAIKKVAKDADLVIVVGSANSSNSVRLVEVALEYGAKAAYRVDYVDEVKQEWLDGVQTVGVTSGASVPEVLVQEVLAELSGAGYRDVEEVRTAEEDLMFSLPKELRTDPAGRRDERALGGRGRA
- a CDS encoding DUF6264 family protein, with protein sequence MTDGSDPRPRPQYGEYATPEEQRARIQQPDVTVALETGAAPAAAASPAPESTSTPTRDAAPDVIASRRRFFDRVLTIALLIYAVFSVATAIPALVDYNGYVQTLFEFMGVTEAPDPTFDGRAWGVAASLVLGVGLLLTAAVSWIMLQRGKITFWVPVVGGVVFNLISGALLMVPLLSDPALMGALLSR
- a CDS encoding SUMF1/EgtB/PvdO family nonheme iron enzyme, which codes for MTEFTLAAIPGGTVVLHDARRKTRRSVELSPFEIGVYPVTEEQVAQMLEGGRHSRRPASEVSWLRAIRFCNAASEWEGLDPAYTYDGEQVTWHVDADGYRLPTEAEWEFACRAGSSGPHYGPLADVAWTSADGVEGPQPVGGKHPNLFGLFDTLGNVWEWCWDYLDPARYADYRVFRGGGYADDAWSVRASTRRGGPPRSSHDDVGFRIARGGFDADGEAQGWSAEADLRRADVDGPVPFGWTPLR
- a CDS encoding UDP-N-acetylmuramyl pentapeptide phosphotransferase — translated: MSVQSVGPQTGAQAVIADAVDPARRPDVLFRVRRDEDHQLSPWWMIGAFAGVSVAVITLLSFVPGGA
- the xseA gene encoding exodeoxyribonuclease VII large subunit, translated to MTTFQPAAVPGEAPPPDSVHPRDSRSETPTSVSRLNDTIRGFIERWGSVWVEGEVTSWNVRGGNVFGRMKDLATDSTVSFRVWSSTLQRLPRDLKVGDHVVACVKADYFVRTGDFTFAVSAMRHVGLGDQLERLERLRRKLRAEGLFDPSRKKPLPFLPRTIGLITGERSDAEKDVHRNAELRWPQVVFRTAYAAVQGDRCVPETIGALKALDADPEVDVIIIARGGGDPQTLLGFSDERLLRAVAEAQTPVVSAIGHENDHPLLDDVADVRASTPTDAAKRVVPDVAEQRALIGQLRSRMTSRLTQRVSHDIAQLEQLRSRPVLRAPEQLVDARAQQVWLATVRGRDVVDRAVHAAERATAELRASLRALSPASTLARGYAIAQGEDGHVVRDATAAPAGTKLVITVERGIIAARSEGVSDVTVAGEGARDGRGGAELE